A stretch of the Candidatus Krumholzibacteriota bacterium genome encodes the following:
- a CDS encoding efflux RND transporter permease subunit, with protein sequence MKIIDISIKRRVTIAMFTIAVILFGFVSFFRLKINLLPELTYPTLTIRTNYTGAAPAEIENLISKPIEEVLGVVKNVTRVSSISRSGQSDVILEFEWGTRMDYAGLDVREKLDALELPLEVQRPSILRFDPSLDPIMRFGFCRKKDYADSLNAGLSEVASDGIRNEEELKFLRRFAEEEIKKELEATLGVAAVKVSGGLEDEIQILVDQGRLAQLDLPIDALARQIGAENVNLSGGRLEEGTRQYLVRTVNQFKSIDEISDIIISTKDNKPIYLRDVATVRHSYKEREAITRLNSIEAVEIALYKEGDANTVTVAREIDRKLARVNRILPNEYQLTRVYDQSTFITDAVNEVIQAAVIGGLLAVLVLYFFLQSFWSTVIISLSIPVSVIATFNMMYGADLSLNIMSLGGIALGIGMLVDNSIVVLENIARQKEKGKGVVEAARDGANGVANAVIASTLTTVAVFLPLVFVKGIAGQLFRDQALTVTFALLASLVVALTLIPMLASTQSRKTALVDHTPLKEPRTRIGRFFRKTRIIMITTIPVFLVKMIRTIIGKISHLVYLMISPLVKLFLKVYNYVDESYLRLLKWSLAHRGRVIFTSLLLFALSLMLVPQLGIELIPQLSQGEFGVEFRLPPGTPLETTAALINNVQKSVNELESVSTTFSVAGSGNRMDANPEQGGEHWGEMNIVLDPGSGRYDEDKMMETIRGSMVKIPDLQYKFFRPTLFTFKTPVEIEVSGFDLKYLKKISDEIAEKLEASDRFADVKSTMRTGHPEIQIKFDRDRAASLGFPVYQLADRVVSKIRGEVATKYSWRDRKIDVLVRSKEHDRDSIDKIRHLIINPESPKPVTLESVAEIIIDTGASEIRRIDQERVALITANLNYGDLGNAAIEINSILDRIPMPARFSSRISGQNEEMNTSFRSLQFALLLAIFLVYLVMASQFESFLHPFIILFTIPLALIGAILGLWITNSTISVVVLIGLILLAGIVVNNAIVLIDLINQLRSGGMKKMEAIVEGGKTRLRPILMTMLTTTLGLLPLAIGIGKGAEVRAPMAITVIGGLTVSTMLTLIVIPVVYSIVDRKE encoded by the coding sequence ATGAAAATCATAGATATCTCTATTAAAAGACGTGTGACGATCGCGATGTTCACAATAGCGGTCATCCTTTTCGGTTTTGTCTCCTTTTTCAGATTAAAGATAAACCTTCTGCCCGAACTGACATACCCTACTTTGACGATCAGAACGAATTACACCGGCGCGGCTCCAGCCGAGATAGAAAATCTTATCTCCAAGCCTATCGAAGAGGTCCTTGGTGTAGTCAAGAACGTCACGCGCGTCAGCTCGATCTCGCGATCAGGGCAATCCGACGTGATCCTGGAATTCGAATGGGGCACCAGGATGGATTACGCTGGACTCGATGTCCGGGAAAAACTCGACGCTCTTGAATTGCCTCTCGAGGTCCAGCGTCCATCAATACTCAGGTTCGATCCATCTCTCGATCCGATCATGAGATTCGGCTTCTGCAGGAAAAAAGACTACGCGGATTCACTGAACGCCGGTCTATCGGAAGTTGCTTCCGACGGTATCCGGAACGAGGAAGAACTTAAATTCCTCCGGCGTTTCGCGGAAGAGGAGATCAAAAAGGAGCTTGAAGCCACCCTTGGCGTAGCTGCCGTAAAAGTCAGCGGCGGACTTGAAGACGAGATCCAGATCCTAGTCGATCAGGGTCGTCTCGCTCAGCTCGACCTGCCCATTGACGCGCTGGCAAGGCAGATAGGAGCTGAAAACGTGAACCTCTCCGGAGGAAGACTGGAAGAGGGTACAAGGCAATACCTCGTACGGACCGTCAATCAGTTCAAATCGATCGACGAGATAAGCGATATCATTATTTCAACAAAAGATAACAAACCGATCTACCTGAGAGATGTAGCTACTGTAAGGCACAGTTACAAGGAAAGAGAAGCTATTACGCGTCTTAACAGCATCGAGGCTGTGGAGATCGCCCTTTATAAGGAAGGCGACGCGAACACTGTGACGGTCGCCAGGGAGATCGACAGGAAGCTTGCCAGAGTCAACCGGATCCTTCCCAATGAATATCAACTTACCAGGGTCTATGACCAGTCCACGTTCATTACAGACGCCGTAAACGAAGTCATACAAGCAGCGGTCATCGGGGGACTCCTCGCGGTACTGGTCCTCTATTTCTTCCTTCAGAGTTTCTGGTCTACCGTGATAATCTCCCTGTCGATTCCGGTCTCGGTAATCGCGACATTCAACATGATGTACGGAGCTGATCTCTCACTTAATATAATGTCCCTCGGCGGCATAGCTCTTGGAATAGGTATGCTCGTCGACAACTCGATCGTGGTACTTGAGAACATCGCCAGGCAGAAGGAAAAAGGTAAAGGTGTTGTCGAGGCGGCGCGTGATGGAGCAAACGGGGTCGCCAATGCTGTCATTGCCTCGACTCTGACTACTGTCGCGGTATTCTTGCCTCTCGTTTTCGTCAAGGGGATAGCCGGCCAACTGTTCAGAGACCAGGCGCTGACTGTGACATTTGCGCTTCTCGCATCTCTTGTCGTCGCGCTGACACTTATTCCGATGCTCGCGTCCACACAGAGCAGAAAGACCGCATTGGTCGATCATACTCCTCTCAAAGAACCACGCACGCGGATTGGAAGGTTTTTCCGAAAGACCAGGATCATTATGATCACCACAATCCCGGTCTTTTTAGTAAAAATGATTCGCACGATAATCGGAAAAATATCACATCTTGTCTATCTGATGATCAGCCCGCTGGTGAAACTGTTCCTGAAAGTCTACAATTATGTCGACGAATCGTATTTGAGGCTTCTCAAATGGTCACTCGCGCACAGGGGAAGAGTCATATTCACCTCTCTCCTGCTATTCGCTCTTTCGCTGATGCTCGTACCGCAACTTGGAATAGAGCTGATTCCTCAACTCTCGCAAGGAGAATTCGGCGTTGAATTCAGGCTTCCTCCCGGCACTCCCCTTGAAACGACCGCGGCCCTGATAAATAATGTCCAAAAATCGGTAAATGAGCTGGAATCTGTCAGCACGACTTTCTCCGTTGCCGGATCTGGCAACAGAATGGACGCAAATCCCGAACAGGGCGGCGAACACTGGGGTGAGATGAATATTGTTCTCGATCCCGGATCAGGAAGATATGATGAAGATAAAATGATGGAGACTATCAGGGGAAGCATGGTAAAGATCCCCGATCTCCAGTACAAGTTCTTCAGACCTACTTTATTCACTTTCAAGACTCCAGTTGAAATAGAAGTGTCGGGCTTCGATCTGAAGTATCTCAAGAAGATCAGCGACGAGATCGCGGAAAAACTTGAGGCTTCCGATCGTTTCGCCGATGTCAAGTCGACGATGAGAACGGGGCACCCCGAGATCCAGATCAAATTCGACCGCGACAGGGCGGCATCCCTTGGATTCCCCGTTTACCAGCTTGCTGACAGGGTCGTCAGCAAGATCCGCGGAGAAGTGGCGACAAAATATTCATGGCGTGACAGGAAGATCGACGTGCTCGTTCGGTCGAAAGAGCATGACAGGGACTCGATAGACAAGATCAGGCATCTCATTATCAATCCTGAAAGTCCGAAACCGGTCACTCTCGAATCAGTCGCCGAAATAATAATCGACACGGGCGCGAGCGAGATCCGCAGAATAGACCAGGAACGGGTCGCCCTGATAACTGCAAACCTTAATTACGGGGATCTTGGAAACGCTGCGATCGAGATAAATTCGATTCTGGATAGAATACCGATGCCGGCGAGATTCAGTTCAAGGATATCGGGCCAGAACGAGGAGATGAACACTTCCTTCCGCTCCCTGCAGTTCGCTCTTTTGCTGGCGATTTTCCTCGTATATCTTGTTATGGCTTCTCAATTCGAATCTTTTCTTCATCCCTTCATCATTCTCTTTACTATCCCGCTGGCTCTGATTGGAGCTATTCTGGGATTATGGATCACGAATTCGACTATAAGCGTAGTCGTCCTGATCGGGTTGATCCTTTTGGCGGGCATCGTCGTCAACAACGCGATAGTACTGATAGACCTTATCAACCAGCTCCGCTCCGGCGGCATGAAAAAGATGGAAGCGATCGTCGAAGGTGGAAAGACAAGGCTTCGGCCGATCCTTATGACTATGCTTACGACTACACTGGGACTTCTCCCCCTCGCGATCGGCATTGGCAAGGGAGCCGAAGTCAGGGCGCCGATGGCGATCACAGTTATAGGCGGATTGACTGTGTCGACCATGCTCACCCTGATAGTGATCCCGGTAGTATACTCTATCGTCGACAGAAAGGAATGA
- the purE gene encoding 5-(carboxyamino)imidazole ribonucleotide mutase — protein MGSESDREIMELTMAQLDKLGISAELKVSSAHRMPEATREFISEAEKRGARVFIAGAGMSAALPGFVASATLRPVIGVPIPSGLPDGIDALLSIVQMPPGIPVATVAIGRAGAKNAAILAAEILAVGDEKYKDGLNRLRDSWKRK, from the coding sequence ATGGGTAGCGAATCTGACAGGGAGATTATGGAGCTGACGATGGCACAGCTGGACAAACTCGGCATTTCAGCGGAACTGAAGGTCTCATCCGCTCACAGGATGCCTGAAGCTACCAGGGAATTTATATCTGAGGCAGAAAAGAGGGGAGCCAGAGTGTTCATAGCGGGAGCTGGAATGTCGGCAGCGCTGCCCGGATTCGTCGCTTCAGCCACTCTCCGGCCGGTAATAGGTGTACCTATTCCCAGCGGTCTTCCCGACGGGATCGACGCGTTGCTCTCGATTGTCCAGATGCCTCCCGGAATACCGGTCGCTACAGTCGCTATCGGCAGGGCGGGGGCAAAAAACGCCGCTATCCTTGCCGCAGAGATCCTTGCGGTCGGAGATGAGAAGTATAAAGACGGATTGAATAGACTGCGTGATTCATGGAAGAGAAAGTGA
- a CDS encoding alkaline phosphatase: MKKRQWTNLLLLVFIVTFCVVSCSRPVPADPAEDESLPLNIIIFIGDGMGVSHITAAKTIRGTLHMERLRHCALVTTHPDSGFVTDSAASGTALSTGEKTLNGMVSVSPDGRKYKTLFEYASGMKKSTGLVVTSSVTHATPAVFVSHVKDRGDNCSIAEQIADSDIDILFGGGAAWFMPESVEGSMRRDEKDLIARLRERLDIALTPEEFRKLGDTRGAAALLTMGHSGTVSQREISLTQMTEKAIRILSRDPDGFILMVEGSQIDWEGHDNNLGGIISETIDFDDAVGAGVDFAADNGRTLVVVTADHETGGLALNDGSIDEKKITEASFSTDDHTGTMVALFATGPGSELFGGIIDNTSIGKILIGLTRKGECGETRARNKKG; the protein is encoded by the coding sequence ATGAAAAAAAGGCAATGGACGAATCTTCTGCTCCTCGTTTTTATCGTAACGTTCTGTGTGGTGAGTTGCTCGCGGCCCGTCCCGGCAGATCCGGCAGAAGATGAATCTCTTCCCCTGAATATTATCATCTTTATCGGCGACGGCATGGGGGTCTCCCATATTACAGCGGCGAAGACAATCCGGGGCACTCTTCATATGGAAAGGCTGCGTCATTGCGCCCTGGTGACGACACATCCCGATAGTGGTTTCGTCACCGATTCGGCAGCAAGCGGAACAGCCCTGTCGACCGGTGAAAAAACTCTCAACGGGATGGTCTCTGTCTCGCCGGACGGCAGGAAGTATAAGACTCTCTTCGAATATGCTTCGGGAATGAAGAAATCAACGGGTCTTGTAGTCACTTCATCGGTGACTCATGCCACTCCGGCGGTCTTCGTATCTCACGTAAAGGACAGGGGGGATAATTGTTCGATCGCAGAACAGATAGCCGATTCTGATATCGATATTCTTTTTGGAGGAGGAGCAGCCTGGTTCATGCCGGAATCAGTAGAGGGCAGCATGAGGAGAGACGAGAAGGATCTTATCGCGAGACTTCGAGAGAGGCTTGATATCGCGCTTACGCCGGAAGAGTTCAGAAAGCTTGGTGATACCCGGGGCGCCGCGGCTTTATTGACAATGGGACATTCGGGAACCGTTTCGCAAAGGGAAATATCACTGACGCAGATGACGGAAAAAGCGATCAGGATCCTTTCGCGGGACCCGGACGGTTTTATTCTGATGGTCGAAGGTTCGCAGATAGACTGGGAAGGACATGACAATAACCTCGGCGGGATAATATCGGAAACGATCGATTTTGATGACGCTGTCGGAGCGGGTGTCGATTTCGCGGCAGATAATGGAAGGACCTTGGTTGTTGTTACCGCCGATCATGAGACGGGCGGTTTAGCGCTGAATGACGGTTCGATCGATGAAAAGAAGATAACCGAAGCTTCTTTTTCTACGGACGATCATACAGGAACGATGGTCGCGCTTTTCGCGACAGGACCTGGATCGGAGCTGTTCGGCGGTATAATCGACAATACATCTATCGGGAAGATCCTGATAGGATTGACAAGGAAAGGTGAGTGTGGGGAAACTCGCGCAAGGAATAAAAAAGGCTGA
- a CDS encoding threonylcarbamoyl-AMP synthase → MEEKVTGSFSPGLIGEAVRVMRSGGIAVLPTDTLYGLHCLASDIAAIEKIIDLKGRKGETGFILLASDISMVDEVVSEWPDDYRGRLDEIWPAPLTAVLPAGSKVIPLLSPKGKVAVRVPSLGPLRQLIRILGETIVSTSVNRSGRPPLRRIADIRKEFRGLDIYISMRGRRSDLPSTIVDCSKVPSVVVRKGRCRAWNFGEK, encoded by the coding sequence ATGGAAGAGAAAGTGACCGGCAGTTTCAGTCCCGGCTTGATTGGCGAAGCGGTACGTGTCATGCGATCCGGCGGGATCGCCGTCCTGCCCACGGACACACTTTACGGCTTGCATTGTCTTGCGTCAGATATCGCTGCTATAGAAAAAATAATAGATTTAAAAGGGAGAAAGGGTGAAACAGGGTTCATTCTTCTCGCTTCCGATATATCGATGGTGGACGAGGTCGTTTCCGAGTGGCCTGATGATTACAGGGGCAGGCTTGACGAAATATGGCCGGCGCCTCTAACCGCCGTCTTGCCGGCAGGCAGCAAAGTCATTCCTCTTTTATCTCCAAAAGGCAAAGTCGCGGTCAGGGTTCCCTCTCTCGGTCCGTTGCGGCAACTGATAAGAATTCTTGGCGAGACGATAGTATCGACCAGCGTAAACAGAAGCGGGAGGCCTCCTCTCAGAAGGATCGCCGATATAAGGAAGGAATTCAGAGGACTTGATATATATATTTCAATGAGAGGAAGAAGATCCGATCTTCCATCGACGATCGTCGATTGTTCAAAAGTTCCTTCCGTTGTTGTAAGGAAGGGCAGATGCCGCGCGTGGAATTTCGGAGAAAAATGA
- a CDS encoding DUF1295 domain-containing protein — protein sequence MALKEEFISSGQWLFRWRSYLPLLLIILIIFCMTSKDFSRNRFFISLTWELAVFAISLLGLAVRVYAVGHTPSGTSGRNRASQVAEVLNRTGAYSLVRHPLYLGNFLIWSGAALFIHIWWVVVITALFFWLYYERIMFAEEEFLRKKFGSEYEEWAARTPAFVPRFKNWKRPELSFCLSKVIKKEYLGFYGIITVFTILESSSRFMIEGKVAPAPFWRAIFLFGTVLFITIRILNKKTDIFHVKGRS from the coding sequence TTGGCGCTGAAAGAGGAGTTCATCAGTTCCGGTCAGTGGCTCTTCAGATGGAGGAGTTACCTTCCGCTTCTGCTTATTATTCTTATCATATTCTGCATGACTTCGAAGGATTTCAGCAGGAATCGGTTTTTCATCTCGCTGACGTGGGAACTCGCGGTATTTGCCATTTCTCTTCTCGGACTCGCCGTACGTGTTTACGCGGTAGGGCATACACCATCGGGGACATCCGGAAGGAACAGGGCTTCACAGGTCGCGGAGGTACTTAACAGGACGGGAGCATATTCACTGGTCAGGCATCCTCTTTATCTCGGAAATTTTTTAATATGGTCAGGGGCCGCCCTTTTTATACATATCTGGTGGGTAGTTGTAATCACGGCTCTCTTTTTTTGGTTATATTATGAAAGGATCATGTTTGCCGAGGAGGAGTTTCTTAGAAAGAAGTTCGGCAGCGAATATGAAGAGTGGGCTGCCAGGACTCCGGCTTTCGTCCCACGATTTAAAAACTGGAAAAGACCCGAGCTCTCATTCTGCCTTTCCAAAGTCATTAAAAAAGAGTATCTGGGATTCTACGGAATAATAACGGTCTTTACAATCCTTGAATCTAGTTCGAGATTCATGATTGAAGGCAAAGTAGCTCCAGCACCTTTCTGGAGAGCGATTTTTTTATTCGGAACAGTCTTGTTCATTACGATCCGGATCTTAAATAAAAAAACCGATATTTTTCATGTCAAAGGCCGTTCCTGA
- the purD gene encoding phosphoribosylamine--glycine ligase yields MKVLVVGSGGREHTIVWKIDQSEKVDRIYAAPGNAGIAELAECVPIDADNKKALADFAIKNEIDLTIVGPEAPLVSGIVDLFNEKGLRIFGFDSRGALLEGSKVWAKEFMRKYKIPTGSFMAFDDHNAAQDAVEIGSPPFVIKADGLAAGKGVLICESLEKARGAISSMMKESAFGKAGNRIIIEEYLEGPEISILAVFDGRDYRLFVPSQDHKRVFDNDEGPNTGGMGAYAPVPFLDHELSEKIRIEIIERTFNGIQQENITGAGLVYFGIILTEEGPKVLEYNCRFGDPETQVIIPLFNGDLFEVLYEAVEQNLDSVDFENSSDSCACVVVASGGYPGPYEKGYEITGIEGADDAGCLVFHAGTAIEDGKLVTAGGRVLGVTAVARTLEEALNKTYNGVNIIQFDGCYSRSDIGKKGLRK; encoded by the coding sequence ATGAAGGTTCTTGTCGTTGGTAGCGGAGGAAGAGAACACACTATCGTATGGAAGATCGATCAATCGGAAAAGGTCGACAGGATCTACGCGGCTCCCGGGAACGCCGGTATCGCCGAACTTGCCGAATGTGTGCCGATCGATGCTGATAACAAGAAAGCACTGGCTGATTTTGCCATTAAAAATGAGATCGATCTTACTATCGTGGGACCGGAGGCGCCTCTCGTATCAGGGATCGTCGATCTTTTTAACGAAAAGGGACTCAGGATATTCGGATTTGACAGCAGGGGCGCGTTACTCGAGGGAAGCAAGGTGTGGGCGAAGGAGTTTATGAGGAAGTACAAGATACCGACCGGTAGTTTCATGGCCTTTGACGATCACAACGCGGCGCAGGATGCTGTCGAGATCGGTTCGCCTCCATTCGTGATCAAGGCCGACGGACTTGCCGCAGGCAAGGGAGTCCTGATCTGCGAAAGCCTTGAGAAAGCGAGAGGGGCGATAAGCAGCATGATGAAAGAATCGGCTTTCGGCAAGGCGGGAAACAGGATAATCATAGAGGAATATCTTGAGGGGCCCGAGATATCCATACTTGCAGTTTTCGACGGCAGGGATTACCGTCTTTTTGTCCCATCCCAGGATCACAAGAGGGTCTTCGACAACGATGAAGGTCCAAACACGGGGGGGATGGGAGCTTATGCCCCCGTGCCGTTTCTTGATCATGAACTGTCCGAAAAGATCAGGATCGAGATCATAGAAAGGACATTCAACGGTATCCAGCAGGAGAACATCACCGGAGCGGGGCTTGTGTATTTCGGTATAATCCTTACGGAAGAGGGGCCAAAGGTACTTGAATACAACTGCCGGTTCGGGGACCCCGAGACGCAGGTCATAATCCCCCTTTTCAATGGCGATCTGTTCGAAGTCCTTTATGAAGCGGTCGAACAGAACCTCGACAGCGTTGATTTCGAGAACAGCAGCGATTCATGCGCCTGCGTCGTTGTCGCTTCGGGCGGATACCCGGGACCATATGAAAAAGGATATGAGATCACCGGTATCGAGGGGGCTGATGACGCGGGGTGCCTTGTCTTTCACGCCGGGACTGCTATTGAAGACGGCAAGCTGGTCACTGCCGGGGGAAGAGTCCTGGGAGTGACCGCGGTTGCGAGAACGCTCGAAGAAGCATTAAACAAAACTTATAACGGTGTGAATATAATACAGTTCGACGGGTGTTATTCAAGATCTGATATTGGAAAGAAAGGGTTGAGGAAATAG
- a CDS encoding efflux RND transporter periplasmic adaptor subunit yields the protein MKVNRFISMALVFPVMLAGLAGCSNNSHSETEKKDEKVVVPVEVDSVTRGEIAAYFTGTATIEAEEETEVVAKVSGTVEKLMVEEGQYVKAGDILAKLDDEILSVQLVQAKANLEKIESNYRRNMDLHRQQLVSTEIFQQSKFEYDQQQAIYEMAQLNLEYTSIRTPISGVVSERRIKVGNMILPNQATFKVSGLDPLIAILHIPERQLGKLRVGLQTELNVDAIGNRPVKGNIKRISPIVDPATGTVKITVETKDPEKKLRPGMFARIKIIYDIHSNALKICKDAIISEDRESAVYVVRDSVAYRQNISIGYINTTHVEVIGGLLENDIIVTTGKSSLKDSSRVEIVKN from the coding sequence ATGAAAGTGAACAGATTTATTTCCATGGCGCTTGTTTTTCCCGTCATGCTGGCGGGTCTGGCCGGGTGTTCGAATAATTCACACTCAGAGACGGAGAAGAAAGATGAAAAGGTCGTCGTCCCGGTCGAGGTGGACTCGGTGACCAGGGGCGAGATCGCGGCATACTTCACCGGCACTGCCACCATAGAGGCCGAGGAGGAGACGGAAGTCGTCGCGAAGGTCAGCGGAACTGTTGAAAAACTGATGGTCGAGGAAGGACAGTACGTAAAAGCCGGCGATATCCTGGCTAAACTCGACGACGAGATACTCTCCGTACAGCTTGTGCAGGCAAAAGCCAACCTGGAAAAAATTGAAAGTAACTATAGAAGAAACATGGATCTTCATCGACAGCAACTGGTCAGTACCGAGATCTTCCAGCAATCCAAATTCGAATACGATCAACAGCAGGCGATCTATGAGATGGCTCAGCTGAACCTTGAATATACATCGATAAGAACACCGATCAGCGGAGTAGTGTCAGAAAGAAGGATCAAGGTCGGGAATATGATATTGCCTAACCAGGCTACATTCAAGGTCTCGGGTCTGGACCCGCTTATCGCGATACTGCATATCCCGGAAAGACAGCTTGGGAAGCTCAGAGTCGGGCTCCAGACAGAACTGAACGTCGACGCCATCGGTAACAGGCCCGTAAAGGGAAATATAAAAAGAATAAGTCCTATCGTCGATCCGGCTACCGGTACGGTAAAGATCACCGTTGAGACCAAAGACCCCGAAAAAAAACTCAGACCCGGTATGTTTGCGAGAATAAAGATCATCTATGACATTCATTCAAACGCTCTGAAGATCTGCAAGGATGCGATTATTTCCGAAGACCGCGAATCGGCTGTATATGTCGTACGGGACAGCGTCGCCTACAGGCAGAATATCTCTATAGGATACATAAATACTACTCATGTTGAAGTGATCGGAGGGCTTCTCGAAAACGATATTATTGTCACAACGGGTAAAAGCAGTCTCAAAGACAGTTCAAGGGTCGAAATAGTCAAAAACTGA